A single window of Candidatus Methanoperedens sp. DNA harbors:
- a CDS encoding PGF-pre-PGF domain-containing protein: MKMKTKIILVMVLAILVTSGIASAQNEIPVNPPPGYYGSVTVNGQPAPQGTTIIAKIGGEVRGSITTKTSGFYGDNPGTTKLWIRGFQNEINSTVNFYLNDVAAGQTSTLKGAETDNRVDLSFTVPSGPGGSNSGGSSTGGGGGGGTTSGENASNIEVRESYELEIFKDILTSYRFTHALNPIRYSNITGNINAGLITTTVEVLKGTSSIVSSAAPGKVYKNVNILVGTRDFATPANLKESKIVFNVQNSWLTDNKIAAGQLKLLRWDGSKWITLDTNEIKKDATTTYFESGTDGFSPFAISGITEISVTSTPGVAQTPIPGITGKATSPVRAPAIENWMLAVIIAAVYFFIIRKK, translated from the coding sequence ATGAAAATGAAAACAAAAATAATCTTGGTAATGGTATTGGCCATTTTAGTAACTTCAGGGATAGCTTCAGCTCAAAATGAAATTCCCGTAAATCCTCCACCGGGCTATTATGGAAGTGTGACCGTTAACGGACAGCCCGCACCTCAAGGGACAACAATTATTGCAAAGATTGGAGGAGAAGTACGAGGTTCCATAACCACAAAAACATCAGGTTTTTATGGTGACAACCCGGGTACAACAAAACTCTGGATAAGAGGATTCCAAAATGAGATTAACTCTACTGTGAATTTCTATTTGAATGATGTTGCGGCTGGGCAGACCAGCACATTAAAAGGGGCTGAGACTGATAACAGGGTTGACTTGAGTTTCACAGTCCCATCAGGCCCGGGCGGAAGTAATAGCGGTGGAAGCTCAACTGGTGGGGGAGGCGGTGGAGGAACAACTTCGGGAGAGAACGCATCCAATATAGAGGTGAGGGAATCTTACGAACTTGAGATTTTCAAAGACATTCTTACATCGTATAGATTTACCCATGCACTTAATCCGATAAGATACAGTAATATCACAGGTAATATCAATGCAGGTCTGATAACCACAACTGTTGAAGTCCTCAAAGGCACATCGAGTATAGTTTCAAGCGCGGCGCCAGGCAAGGTATACAAGAATGTAAATATATTGGTGGGTACGAGGGATTTTGCCACGCCAGCTAATTTAAAGGAATCAAAGATCGTTTTCAATGTGCAAAACTCATGGCTTACAGATAACAAGATTGCCGCAGGTCAGCTCAAACTTCTCAGATGGGACGGGAGCAAGTGGATCACACTGGATACAAATGAAATAAAGAAGGATGCAACAACCACCTACTTTGAATCGGGAACCGATGGTTTCTCGCCGTTTGCGATTTCCGGGATTACAGAAATTTCCGTGACATCAACTCCCGGTGTGGCGCAGACTCCCATTCCGGGTATAACTGGAAAAGCTACATCACCAGTAAGGGCGCCAGCAATAGAGAATTGGATGCTGGCTGTCATTATCGCAGCGGTATACTTCTTTATAATCAGGAAAAAGTAG
- the mer gene encoding 5,10-methylenetetrahydromethanopterin reductase, with protein sequence MFGIEFVPADPVVKLAYYTKLAEENGFDNVWITDHYNNRDVYTTLAMLAMNTNRIKLGTGVTNPYTRNIAITAQSIGAINEISGGRAVLGIGPGDKATFDAMGIEWVEPMTTIAESITALRGFFSGKKVAQDGKRVKIGGAKLAFKTGNIPIYMGAQGPKMLELAGKVADGVLINASHPKDFEFAIKQIALGAKAAGRDPRSVDVGAYACFSIHKDAEKAKNAAKVVVAFIVAGSPDTVLERHGIDVSAKKNIGDAIAKGDFPGLNALVSDKMIDAFSICGTPADCKAKVQALQKIGVTQIVAGSPIGPDKETAIKLIGKEIIGGK encoded by the coding sequence ATGTTTGGTATTGAATTTGTACCGGCAGACCCGGTCGTAAAATTAGCATATTACACAAAGCTCGCAGAAGAAAATGGTTTTGACAATGTATGGATTACAGATCACTACAATAATCGTGATGTATATACCACACTTGCCATGCTGGCAATGAACACTAACAGGATAAAGCTCGGGACAGGTGTTACAAATCCTTATACAAGGAATATTGCTATCACAGCCCAGAGCATTGGCGCGATCAATGAGATTTCCGGCGGCCGTGCAGTTCTTGGAATCGGTCCCGGTGATAAGGCCACTTTTGATGCCATGGGCATTGAGTGGGTAGAGCCGATGACCACGATCGCTGAAAGCATAACAGCTCTCCGGGGATTCTTCAGTGGTAAGAAGGTTGCTCAGGATGGAAAACGCGTAAAGATCGGCGGCGCAAAACTGGCATTCAAGACAGGTAACATCCCGATTTATATGGGAGCACAGGGTCCGAAGATGCTTGAACTGGCAGGTAAAGTTGCCGATGGCGTACTTATTAATGCATCACATCCAAAAGACTTTGAATTTGCAATAAAACAAATTGCACTGGGTGCAAAAGCAGCAGGACGCGATCCCAGGAGCGTTGACGTAGGCGCATATGCATGTTTCTCAATCCACAAGGATGCGGAAAAAGCAAAGAACGCAGCAAAAGTCGTGGTTGCATTCATTGTTGCAGGTTCACCGGATACCGTTCTTGAAAGACATGGTATTGATGTCAGTGCAAAGAAGAATATCGGCGATGCAATTGCAAAAGGTGACTTCCCGGGATTGAACGCTCTCGTTTCTGATAAGATGATCGATGCCTTCTCCATATGCGGTACACCAGCTGATTGTAAGGCAAAGGTTCAGGCCCTCCAGAAAATCGGCGTCACACAGATCGTTGCAGGCTCACCGATTGGTCCTGACAAGGAAACAGCTATTAAATTGATAGGAAAGGAAATCATCGGAGGAAAGTAA
- a CDS encoding F420H2 dehydrogenase (similar to beta subunit of F420-reducing dehydrogenases; part of complex I; functions during electron transport; electron transport in archaea utilizes reoxidation of reduced coenzyme F420 coupled with the transport of protons across the cytoplasmic membrane and the hydrophobic electron acceptor methanophenazine; contains Fe-S centers and uses FAD): MEAKSDSAVAAPLTKRGVVKSDQDKVLIRLGNMYAPDVGLPKIADVTEFNYCSSCGTCEAICPVNAPVVRRGPVDISKEKNNYNKMELKTEVLFKDVNPIQQEINPCVNCYACERVCPILDGFPVDEFNNIRVMKAGRSKTLHGQDGAIVSQILKSLLEQGEIDCAVGVVRNEKWETKIVVFTKPEDATAASGTKYTYQPAVSTMRDIHRAYVDSAESSLIAPDGTMQEKPRTYAEIKKILEKHKKVAFVGVPCQIHGAKLFRENHNRINLIIGLICMESFSEQIMLEEMIPKIMGVDIRDVRKMNFHKGNFIVGTDKEVKEVPIKVVAPLARKGCHFCQDYTSYYADISVGSVGSDDGWSTVFVRTEIGEEYLNKVNDIEWTDKPINKEMVKKLADMKHKHNSWDWRAFMKEIWSRDKPIRPWGAERIANIPPPPPPPAEKPPGAAKPPATKPPAEKPT; this comes from the coding sequence GTGGAAGCAAAATCGGACAGTGCTGTCGCAGCGCCCCTTACAAAAAGAGGTGTCGTTAAATCCGATCAGGATAAGGTACTCATCAGATTAGGCAACATGTATGCCCCGGACGTTGGGCTGCCAAAAATTGCAGATGTAACTGAATTTAACTACTGCTCTTCCTGCGGTACATGCGAAGCTATCTGTCCGGTTAATGCCCCCGTTGTACGCAGGGGCCCGGTTGATATCTCAAAGGAAAAGAACAATTATAATAAAATGGAATTAAAAACAGAAGTTCTTTTCAAGGATGTCAATCCTATACAGCAGGAAATAAACCCGTGTGTGAATTGTTATGCATGTGAACGCGTTTGCCCCATACTTGATGGTTTCCCTGTAGATGAATTCAATAATATAAGGGTAATGAAAGCAGGAAGAAGTAAAACCCTTCACGGCCAGGATGGAGCAATTGTTTCACAGATACTGAAATCTCTTCTTGAACAGGGGGAGATCGACTGTGCAGTCGGTGTGGTGCGAAACGAGAAATGGGAAACAAAAATTGTGGTGTTTACAAAACCTGAAGATGCTACAGCCGCAAGCGGCACGAAATATACATATCAACCTGCTGTTTCAACTATGAGGGACATACACAGGGCATATGTTGACAGCGCCGAATCGTCTCTTATTGCGCCGGATGGTACAATGCAGGAGAAACCGAGGACATACGCCGAGATTAAGAAAATATTGGAAAAACATAAAAAAGTCGCATTCGTGGGAGTACCATGCCAGATTCACGGCGCAAAACTTTTCCGTGAGAATCATAACAGGATTAATCTGATAATCGGACTTATATGCATGGAGAGTTTTTCTGAACAGATAATGCTTGAGGAAATGATCCCGAAGATCATGGGTGTTGATATCAGGGATGTCAGGAAGATGAACTTCCATAAAGGCAATTTTATTGTCGGAACTGATAAAGAAGTAAAAGAAGTGCCTATCAAGGTCGTTGCTCCCCTTGCCAGGAAAGGATGTCACTTTTGCCAGGATTATACTTCATATTATGCAGACATATCCGTAGGCTCGGTTGGTTCGGATGACGGCTGGAGCACCGTCTTTGTAAGAACTGAGATCGGCGAGGAATACCTGAATAAAGTCAACGATATTGAATGGACGGACAAACCAATAAATAAGGAAATGGTCAAGAAACTCGCAGATATGAAGCATAAACATAACAGCTGGGACTGGCGTGCATTCATGAAAGAAATATGGAGCCGGGATAAGCCGATCAGGCCATGGGGCGCAGAGAGGATCGCGAATATCCCACCTCCTCCGCCTCCACCAGCCGAAAAACCGCCGGGAGCAGCAAAGCCGCCTGCCACAAAACCACCGGCTGAAAAGCCAACTTAA
- a CDS encoding nicotinamide-nucleotide adenylyltransferase, producing MRRGIYLGRFQPYHLGHHEVLKQIVNEVDEIIVGIGSAQKSHEIENPFTAGERVLMVSSALMEFDIKHYVIPIEDIQRNSLWVSHVKSMVPPFDIAYTNNSLVIELLREARIEVKQSPLFMRNSYSGTEIRRRMLKGEKWEHFVPESVVEIIKEIKGVKRIRTVAQSDQE from the coding sequence ATGCGCCGCGGGATTTATCTTGGAAGATTCCAGCCTTATCATTTAGGGCATCATGAAGTCTTAAAACAGATAGTGAATGAAGTAGATGAAATCATCGTTGGCATCGGCAGCGCCCAGAAAAGTCATGAGATAGAGAATCCATTCACAGCAGGCGAAAGGGTGCTTATGGTATCAAGTGCGCTCATGGAATTCGATATCAAGCACTACGTAATACCAATAGAGGATATCCAGCGAAATTCCCTCTGGGTCTCACATGTTAAATCCATGGTGCCTCCTTTTGATATTGCATATACGAATAATTCTCTTGTGATAGAATTGCTGCGCGAAGCCAGGATAGAAGTCAAACAATCTCCTCTTTTTATGCGAAACAGTTATTCAGGTACAGAGATCAGGCGCAGGATGTTAAAAGGTGAAAAATGGGAACATTTTGTACCGGAAAGTGTTGTAGAGATCATAAAAGAGATCAAAGGTGTAAAGAGAATCAGGACTGTGGCGCAATCAGACCAGGAATGA
- a CDS encoding tetratricopeptide repeat protein, whose product MGTFCTGKCCRDHKRDQRCKENQDCGAIRPGMIQETNTLINCLHDLGYPASFIEDINAQLNKLFNDIDFDSIRQRANQAARVRDTDGFIKSLKDLMFLLEGKSIYRPDAPIHLIKQLVNGLNLNNEDIFYIIARAKIPMEEKLKEMEFLASCAAITQLGYILLKCLVPEVKAASSGEHVFLVIDSFRADSRIFVDFSIDSIKEINVSLYDVNENNWGLKKDQDLSVLDPETAQYLAEYYSFFQLTSGIGLNHNIHNNLGLAYDKIGMFEKAIQELQEALRLDPGYIEVHNNLGVTYYKMGMADEAEKEMKEAIRLNPGYPEAHCNLGNIYACTGRLEEALFELNEALRISPEHAPAHNSLGEIYALQKRSTEAINEFKEALRIDPGYPAAHTNIGNFFLDSGESDEAIKEFQKALDTDPDFADALYGMGLSHYELKSYEKASQAFIKAVYNSPELLDCVPDNLILKVKQGVSRLR is encoded by the coding sequence ATGGGAACATTTTGTACCGGAAAGTGTTGTAGAGATCATAAAAGAGATCAAAGGTGTAAAGAGAATCAGGACTGTGGCGCAATCAGACCAGGAATGATACAAGAGACAAATACTTTAATAAATTGCCTTCATGATCTTGGCTATCCTGCAAGTTTTATAGAAGACATAAACGCACAGCTTAATAAATTATTTAATGATATAGATTTTGACAGCATAAGACAAAGAGCAAACCAGGCCGCCCGGGTCAGGGATACGGATGGGTTCATCAAATCCCTTAAGGATCTCATGTTCCTTCTTGAGGGAAAAAGCATCTACCGCCCCGATGCGCCCATACACCTGATAAAGCAGCTTGTTAATGGACTAAATCTCAACAACGAAGACATCTTTTATATCATTGCCAGGGCAAAAATACCAATGGAAGAGAAGCTAAAAGAAATGGAGTTTCTCGCATCATGCGCAGCCATTACTCAGCTTGGGTATATCCTGTTAAAATGTCTTGTTCCCGAAGTAAAAGCTGCAAGTTCGGGAGAGCATGTTTTTCTTGTAATAGATAGCTTTCGTGCGGATTCAAGGATATTCGTTGATTTCAGTATAGATTCGATTAAAGAAATAAATGTAAGCCTTTATGATGTGAATGAAAATAACTGGGGATTGAAAAAAGATCAGGATCTATCAGTTCTTGATCCGGAAACCGCGCAATATCTGGCGGAATATTACTCATTTTTCCAATTAACTTCAGGAATTGGACTGAACCATAATATCCATAATAACCTTGGTCTTGCCTACGATAAAATAGGAATGTTCGAAAAAGCGATACAGGAACTTCAAGAGGCTTTGCGTCTTGATCCGGGTTATATTGAAGTCCACAATAATCTTGGGGTAACTTATTATAAAATGGGCATGGCAGATGAGGCGGAAAAAGAAATGAAGGAAGCCATAAGGCTTAATCCCGGATATCCGGAAGCACATTGCAACCTTGGCAATATTTATGCATGCACAGGCAGGTTGGAGGAAGCGCTTTTTGAACTTAATGAGGCCCTGAGGATAAGTCCGGAACATGCTCCTGCCCATAATAGTCTCGGAGAGATCTATGCTCTTCAAAAAAGAAGTACGGAAGCAATAAACGAGTTCAAGGAGGCGCTTCGTATTGACCCCGGTTATCCTGCTGCACATACCAACATCGGGAATTTTTTCTTAGATTCCGGGGAGTCTGATGAAGCAATAAAAGAATTCCAGAAAGCCCTTGATACCGATCCTGATTTTGCGGATGCTCTTTATGGAATGGGACTTTCGCATTATGAACTTAAAAGTTATGAGAAAGCATCACAGGCGTTTATTAAAGCTGTATATAATTCTCCTGAACTTCTTGATTGTGTTCCTGACAATTTGATCCTTAAAGTAAAACAGGGCGTTTCGAGATTGAGATGA
- a CDS encoding DUF2283 domain-containing protein — MSSVEVNGIIIDFSEKDNLVGLEILDASSKFQVSKSELLKIKHFDATININKENIIVSMKLVIEKRNQLFDRCLEATTINSMNLPSGTQEIAVTC, encoded by the coding sequence ATGTCTTCCGTTGAAGTTAATGGCATAATTATAGATTTTAGTGAAAAGGATAATTTAGTAGGTCTTGAAATCTTAGATGCATCTTCAAAATTCCAGGTTTCAAAATCAGAACTTCTTAAAATTAAACACTTTGATGCAACAATAAATATTAATAAAGAAAATATAATAGTAAGCATGAAACTGGTGATAGAAAAAAGAAACCAGTTATTTGATAGATGCTTGGAAGCAACAACAATTAATAGTATGAATCTTCCGTCTGGTACGCAAGAAATTGCGGTTACTTGCTGA
- a CDS encoding threonine--tRNA ligase, with amino-acid sequence MQILLIHSDFIEYETKKSTPVAEKIDDELKKGRMEEVLAVFVAVEKIDENNPGSAASQAVAEIKKVTEQVKTNRVMLYPYAHLSSSLSSPKTAIETLKKIEELLKEAQFEVKRAPFGWYKSFTIKCKGHPLSELSRTIRIGEEKCVMVLKETEKEEVVSEALKSEAKAISYWHILTPEGELLKPEEFDFKGHDNLKKFVNYEIHKSRAVDKIPPHVELMRRLELADYEPGSDSGNMRFYPKGRLMKSLIENYVLEETAKMGAMEVETPLMYDMNHPTLKKYLDRFPARQYSIEADKKQLFLRFAACFGQFLMNHDMTISYRNLPLRMVELTRYSFRKEQSGELVGLRRLRAFTMPDMHSLCKDMDEAVEQFNEQYNMCINVLSKVGIDLSDFEVAIRFTRDFYEENRDFIVGLVKTVSKPVLIELWDQRFFYFVLKFEFNYIDALSKASALSTVQIDVENAERYGIKYIDSNGAEKRPFILHCSPSGAIERCIYALLEKANMNSEKGIVPMFPVWLSPTQVRVIPVTEKHMEYALKVADELNGRVDIDDREETVGKKIRDAGKEWIPYVAVVGDEEVTGGNITVTVRSESLPNKPANVKMDINELNERISKEVSGFPFKKHPLAMRLSVRPRFV; translated from the coding sequence ATGCAGATACTACTCATTCATTCGGATTTTATTGAATATGAAACCAAAAAGAGCACGCCTGTTGCTGAGAAAATAGATGATGAACTCAAGAAAGGAAGGATGGAAGAAGTTCTTGCTGTTTTTGTAGCTGTTGAGAAAATCGACGAAAATAACCCTGGATCTGCTGCTTCCCAGGCCGTTGCTGAAATAAAAAAGGTCACTGAACAGGTAAAAACAAATCGTGTGATGCTATACCCGTATGCACACCTGAGTTCAAGTCTTTCATCACCAAAAACAGCGATCGAAACCTTGAAAAAGATCGAGGAATTACTTAAAGAAGCGCAGTTTGAAGTCAAGCGCGCGCCATTTGGCTGGTATAAATCCTTCACAATAAAATGCAAAGGTCATCCTCTCTCTGAACTTTCAAGGACAATAAGGATCGGTGAAGAAAAATGCGTTATGGTATTAAAGGAAACAGAGAAAGAAGAAGTTGTTTCCGAGGCCCTGAAATCAGAAGCCAAAGCCATATCTTACTGGCATATTCTAACTCCCGAAGGTGAATTGCTAAAACCGGAAGAGTTTGATTTCAAGGGTCATGATAATCTTAAGAAATTTGTAAATTATGAAATACACAAGAGCCGCGCAGTGGATAAGATCCCGCCGCATGTTGAACTCATGAGAAGGCTTGAGCTTGCTGATTATGAACCAGGTTCCGACTCCGGGAATATGCGCTTTTACCCGAAGGGCAGGCTCATGAAGAGCCTCATTGAAAACTACGTCCTGGAAGAGACCGCAAAAATGGGCGCAATGGAAGTTGAGACGCCTTTGATGTATGATATGAACCATCCGACATTGAAGAAATATCTTGACCGCTTCCCTGCGCGGCAGTATTCCATTGAAGCCGATAAAAAGCAGCTATTCCTGCGCTTTGCGGCATGTTTCGGGCAGTTCCTTATGAACCACGACATGACAATTTCTTACAGGAACCTGCCTCTGCGAATGGTGGAACTCACACGCTACAGCTTCAGGAAAGAGCAAAGCGGTGAACTTGTGGGACTGCGCCGCCTTCGCGCATTCACGATGCCTGATATGCACTCTTTGTGCAAGGATATGGATGAGGCTGTGGAGCAGTTCAACGAACAGTACAATATGTGCATAAATGTTCTCTCAAAGGTCGGCATTGACCTTTCGGATTTTGAAGTAGCTATACGCTTTACCAGGGATTTCTATGAAGAGAACAGGGATTTCATTGTAGGGCTTGTTAAAACAGTCAGCAAACCGGTATTGATAGAACTCTGGGACCAGAGGTTCTTTTATTTCGTCCTGAAATTTGAGTTCAATTACATAGATGCCCTGAGCAAGGCAAGCGCCTTATCAACAGTACAGATTGATGTCGAGAACGCAGAGCGCTACGGCATAAAGTATATTGATTCAAATGGTGCTGAAAAAAGACCATTTATCCTTCATTGCTCACCCAGCGGAGCTATTGAAAGATGTATATATGCACTCCTTGAAAAAGCCAACATGAACTCAGAGAAAGGAATTGTCCCGATGTTCCCGGTCTGGCTTTCGCCCACACAGGTACGGGTGATCCCGGTTACGGAAAAGCATATGGAATATGCCCTAAAAGTCGCAGATGAATTGAACGGCAGGGTTGACATTGATGACCGGGAGGAGACTGTTGGCAAGAAGATCCGCGATGCAGGAAAGGAATGGATACCGTACGTGGCAGTTGTTGGAGATGAGGAAGTTACGGGCGGGAATATTACAGTTACGGTAAGGAGCGAATCATTGCCTAACAAGCCTGCCAATGTAAAGATGGATATTAATGAACTCAACGAAAGGATCTCAAAAGAAGTATCAGGGTTCCCATTCAAGAAACATCCGCTTGCTATGAGATTGTCGGTAAGGCCAAGGTTCGTGTAG
- a CDS encoding peroxiredoxin, with amino-acid sequence MPGKKVTKVLLFLKNMVYESTSPMEILRFAKYYRKKGLDVVLVLWGPMGVILGKKGKTGTPPYDERVRECLDMGIKIKCCELASSMIGFNNDELIDGIEMIHSFEVADLMLEYCEEGQLVINL; translated from the coding sequence ATGCCTGGAAAAAAGGTTACAAAAGTACTACTGTTCCTGAAAAATATGGTATATGAGAGTACAAGTCCGATGGAAATACTCAGGTTTGCGAAATATTATCGTAAAAAGGGACTTGATGTAGTCCTGGTTCTCTGGGGTCCGATGGGTGTTATTCTTGGGAAAAAAGGCAAGACCGGGACTCCTCCCTATGATGAGCGCGTTCGGGAATGTCTTGACATGGGAATAAAGATCAAATGCTGCGAACTTGCTTCATCGATGATAGGTTTTAATAATGACGAACTTATTGATGGGATAGAAATGATCCATTCATTTGAAGTGGCTGACCTGATGCTTGAATATTGTGAAGAGGGGCAGCTTGTAATAAATCTGTAA
- the hmgA gene encoding hydroxymethylglutaryl-CoA reductase (NADPH) — protein MDRELLEKVKRREVSFHEIDKTLDANASIELRRTAVSELTGTQLNHISNYSIDIENVTKRNIENMIGAVQVPLGIAGPLRVNGEYAKGDYYIPLATTEGALVASADRGSSVITASGGANVRILKDEMTRAPVFRTKDIIGAKNLADWANENFGRLKQKAQETTRFGELLSIHAFTAGRNVFLRFSYDTKDAMGMNMVTIATDAAVDLILSENDVELVALSGNMCSDKKPAAINSILGRGKTISADVFLSKEIISEKLKTTPEKMADVNYRKNLLGSALAGSIGFNAHATNIAAAMFIACGQDAAHVVEASNAVTTMELTDDGLYCSVTLPSLNVGTVGGGTRIATQQECLNMLGVAGAGEPPGTNSRKLAEIIASAVLAGEISLIGALAARHLAKAHAALGR, from the coding sequence ATGGATAGAGAACTCCTTGAAAAAGTTAAAAGGCGTGAGGTTAGTTTTCATGAAATTGATAAAACACTTGATGCAAATGCTTCGATCGAGTTGAGACGAACTGCTGTTTCCGAACTGACCGGAACACAGTTAAATCACATTTCCAATTATTCCATAGATATTGAAAATGTCACGAAGCGCAATATCGAGAACATGATCGGCGCAGTACAGGTTCCCCTGGGGATAGCCGGACCGCTTCGCGTCAATGGTGAATATGCAAAAGGCGATTATTACATTCCCCTTGCAACCACAGAAGGCGCACTTGTCGCAAGCGCAGACAGGGGAAGTTCTGTTATCACTGCCTCAGGCGGTGCAAATGTAAGGATACTCAAGGATGAGATGACAAGAGCCCCGGTTTTTCGGACTAAAGATATAATCGGTGCAAAAAACCTGGCGGATTGGGCCAATGAAAATTTCGGGAGACTGAAACAAAAAGCACAGGAGACTACACGTTTCGGGGAACTGCTGTCCATACATGCGTTTACAGCCGGAAGAAATGTCTTTTTACGATTTTCCTATGATACCAAGGATGCCATGGGAATGAATATGGTAACTATTGCCACAGATGCCGCGGTTGATCTCATATTATCAGAAAATGATGTTGAGCTTGTTGCCTTATCCGGTAATATGTGCTCAGACAAGAAACCTGCTGCGATAAATTCAATCCTGGGAAGAGGAAAAACCATTTCAGCAGATGTGTTTCTCAGTAAAGAGATAATATCTGAAAAATTAAAAACCACACCTGAAAAAATGGCAGATGTAAATTACAGGAAGAATTTACTGGGCTCAGCCCTCGCAGGTTCGATCGGCTTTAATGCCCATGCTACAAATATCGCAGCTGCCATGTTCATTGCATGCGGCCAGGACGCGGCACATGTTGTGGAAGCAAGCAATGCCGTCACTACAATGGAGCTTACAGATGATGGGTTATACTGCTCTGTAACACTTCCGTCCCTCAATGTCGGAACAGTGGGTGGAGGGACGCGGATAGCCACGCAGCAGGAGTGCCTGAATATGCTGGGTGTGGCAGGAGCAGGAGAGCCGCCAGGCACGAATTCCAGGAAATTAGCCGAAATAATAGCCTCGGCAGTTCTTGCAGGCGAGATATCACTCATTGGCGCGCTTGCCGCCAGGCATCTTGCGAAGGCGCATGCTGCGCTTGGAAGATGA
- a CDS encoding LysE family translocator, which yields MIDEDFLIIGIFLGFTSGITPGPLLTLVISETLIQNKKQGIKAASSPLFTDLPIILITTLILLKISNFNLILGLISILGSIFLCYLAYGNLFFKLKTGNIEKSKSFEKGMIVNLLNPHPYLFWFTVGAPTMLKARDVSLYAVILFITGFYIFLVGSKILIVLIVERYRNFLKSRIYEYLIKLTGILLLFFAFVFLKDGLKFFGFL from the coding sequence ATGATCGATGAGGATTTTTTAATAATTGGAATTTTCCTGGGTTTTACTTCAGGAATAACTCCCGGGCCCTTATTGACGCTTGTAATCTCTGAGACACTGATACAAAATAAAAAACAAGGTATAAAAGCTGCAAGCTCCCCGCTTTTTACAGATCTGCCCATTATTCTTATAACGACATTAATACTATTAAAAATTTCAAATTTCAACTTAATATTAGGTCTTATTTCAATACTGGGTTCAATATTTTTATGTTATCTGGCTTATGGGAATCTTTTTTTTAAACTTAAAACAGGAAATATAGAAAAATCAAAATCGTTTGAAAAAGGAATGATAGTGAATTTATTAAACCCGCATCCTTATCTGTTCTGGTTTACTGTTGGCGCCCCAACCATGTTGAAAGCCCGGGATGTCAGTCTTTATGCTGTTATTTTATTTATTACAGGTTTCTATATATTCCTGGTTGGTTCAAAAATATTAATTGTGTTAATAGTGGAAAGATACAGGAATTTTTTAAAGAGCAGGATTTATGAATATCTTATTAAATTAACAGGCATATTGCTATTGTTCTTTGCTTTTGTATTTCTTAAAGACGGGCTTAAGTTTTTTGGATTTTTGTAA